In Longimicrobiaceae bacterium, the DNA window TCGTCGACCACCAGTATGCGTGCCATGTGTATGCCGGTTCTGTAGATGGATGCGCTGCGGCGGCTACGGGCGCGACGGCGTGAGGATCAGCCGTCCGCCCTCCACGCGGGCGGAGGCGACGCCGGGCGGCAGGTGCACCGGGTACTCGTTGGGCATCAGCCCGGGCTCGTCGCCGCGGCCCATCTGCTTGAGGGCGGAGGCGTACATGTTCCGCGGGATGGGCATGCGCGCGAAGGCGACGGCATCTACCGCCAGCGCGGCCTTGCCCTCGCCGTAGCTGCGCATCTTGCCGCGCACGTCCACGTCCGCCGTGTCGGGCAGGAACTCGCGGACGCGGCGGATCTCGGGCGCGTCGGGCAGCCGGTCGGTGGGGAACTTGCCGCGCAGGCGAACGGTGTCGCCGTTGAACTTCACGCTCGGCGCGTACACGTCGCCGGAGATGTGGCTGGCGAGCTTGTAGCGCAGCAGGCTGGTGAACTCCACGTCGGAGAGGCTGACGGTGTCGCCGCTCTGCCGCATGCGGTCGAGCTTGGACATCGCCTCGTCCGCCGCGGCCTGCGAGACCTCGATCGGCGCCTCGTCCTTGTGGATGAAGCCCATGATGCGGTCGCGGAAGTGCCATGCCGCCCAGCCGAGCAGCACGAGGACCACCAGGCTGCTCAGGCAGCCGCCGCTTCGTCTCGCCATTCGAGATCCGTCCGTTTTGCGTGATGTAGATGTAGATGCGGGGAAGCCCGCCCAGAAGATCGGCCGAGGGATGTTACGGAGAAGAGCTACCCCGCGCGCCGCGGCGTTGTTTCGCCGGAACAGATGGCCTGCATCGCATCCCCCGCCCTCTCCACGTCCTCGTCCGTCGTCGCCCAGCCTACGGAGAAGCGGACGGCGCCGGTGCGCGCGGTACCCAGGATGCGGTGCGCTTCGGGTGCGCAGTGCAGGCCGGCGCGCGTGAGGACGGCGTGCTCGCGGTCCAGCCGCAGCGCCAGCTCGGCCGGGTCGATGCCGTCCGCCGTGACGGTGACGATGCCCACGCCGTCCGGCGCCGCGGGGGAGTGGACGTGGACGCGGGGGATGGCGGCGAGGCGGTCGCGGAGGCGCGCCTTGAGCCGCATCTCCCGCACGTGCAGCGCATCGACGCCGCGGCCGCGCAGGAACTCGACGCCCGCGAGGAGCCCGGCGATTCCGGGCGCGTTCTGCGTCCCCGCCTCCAGCCGGTCGGGCATCGCCGCGGGCATCTCCGCATCTGCCGACTCCGCACCCGTGCCGCCGGAGATGACGGGCGCGACGTCGATCCCCTCGCGCACCCACAGGCCGCCGGTGCCCTGCGGACCCAGCAGCCCCTTGTGTCCGGTGAACGCGAGCAGGTCGATGCCCATCGCCTGCACGTCGATCGGGAGATGCCCGGCGGACTGCGCGGCATCCACCAGCACGAGGGTGCCGCGGGCGTGCGCGCGCTCCGCCATCTCGGCGACGGGCAGCGCGGTGCCGAGGACGTTGGAGACGTGCGGGAAGACGAGGATGCGCGCGGGCTTCCCATCTCCCGAGAGCGCGCTCTCCAGCTCGTCCATGTCCAGCGTCCCGTCCGGCGAGCCGGTAAGGACGACCTCGTGGACGCCACGGGCGGCGAGCGCGGCGGCGGGACGGCGGACGGCGTTGTGGTCGTACTGCGTGCGTACGAGCCGGTCGCCGGGGCGCAGCAGGCCGTGCAGCGCGGCGTTCAGCGCGTACGTGGCATTGGGCTGGAAGGCGATGCGGCCGGGATCGCCCGGCGCGCCGAACAGCTCGACGAGCGCGCGGCGGGCGCGGAAGGCGAGACGGCCGGCATCGAGTGCGCGGCGGTGGCCCGCCCGGCCGGGCGTGGCGCCCACGTCGCGCAGGTAGGCGACGATGGCCTCGGTGACGCACTCCGGGCGAATCGC includes these proteins:
- a CDS encoding aminotransferase class V-fold PLP-dependent enzyme, which encodes MAGDVYLDYAATSAIRPECVTEAIVAYLRDVGATPGRAGHRRALDAGRLAFRARRALVELFGAPGDPGRIAFQPNATYALNAALHGLLRPGDRLVRTQYDHNAVRRPAAALAARGVHEVVLTGSPDGTLDMDELESALSGDGKPARILVFPHVSNVLGTALPVAEMAERAHARGTLVLVDAAQSAGHLPIDVQAMGIDLLAFTGHKGLLGPQGTGGLWVREGIDVAPVISGGTGAESADAEMPAAMPDRLEAGTQNAPGIAGLLAGVEFLRGRGVDALHVREMRLKARLRDRLAAIPRVHVHSPAAPDGVGIVTVTADGIDPAELALRLDREHAVLTRAGLHCAPEAHRILGTARTGAVRFSVGWATTDEDVERAGDAMQAICSGETTPRRAG